A part of Macrobrachium nipponense isolate FS-2020 chromosome 26, ASM1510439v2, whole genome shotgun sequence genomic DNA contains:
- the LOC135199872 gene encoding uncharacterized protein LOC135199872 isoform X1: protein MTQLAAMLTTRRTVTKLVPLILLLGVSDAQSSLNLSPSLGSGGITFPLFSGGHQKDQWAEESSPSSHVVTVVPPPNKISPSQEYKSFSGSFFQPHDVIHSNSSKADYLTMEKYLAGGGYPSSSGGGYSPGSPPGTSQYSSGSRNNTSRFFSLNTARQTLDLGISFTVPFLSIPMSSIMSIGQNFSDSTTSALNSLMAINWPSLLIIGGAILAASLLLPQLASWITSAIGSSSSSYTTSSYGRIMDREGAVPLPVAPFTSILNQLDDALAQYDLDSTSCMQRAVCSYVAGSEESVQEGDADASELIVSGLARSSWMQSFIGQGSIAKAVELGRKQGHCHRQFPKCPFSLPGVMRFLIDYASLIPSGN, encoded by the exons ATGACACAGTTGGCAGCCATGTTAACCACGAGGAGGACAGTGACAAAGTTGGTACCCTTGATCCTGCTGCTAGGCGTCTCAGATGCCCAGTCATCCCTGAACCTGTCACCATCTTTAGG CAGCGGTGGCATCACATTCCCCCTGTTCTCCGGAGGTCACCAGAAAGACCAGTGGGCGGAGGAGTCCTCTCCATCTTCCCACGTAGTCACTGTCGTTCCTCCCCCTAACAAG ATAAGCCCATCACAGGAGTATAAAAGCTTTTCTGGGAGCTTCTTCCAACCCCACGATGTGATCCACAGCAACAGTTCCAAGGCAGACTATCTCACCATGGAGAAATATCTAG CAGGCGGGGGGTATCCTTCTTCTTCAGGGGGTGGCTACTCCCCAGGGAGTCCCCCAGGAACCTCGCAATACTCCAGCGGCTCAAGGAACAACACCAGTCGCTTCTTCTCGCTGAATACTGCCAGGCAAACTCTAGAC CTAGGCATCAGCTTCACTGTCCCGTTCCTGTCCATCCCGATGTCGTCAATCATGTCCATTGGACAGAACTTCAGCGACAGCACGACCAGCGCCCTCAATTCCCTCATGGCCATCAACTGGCCCTCTCTCCTCATCATCGGCGGGGCCATTTTGGCTGCGAGCTTGCTCCTGCCCCAGCTGGCCTCCTGGATCACCAGCGCCATTGGATCCTCAAGCAGTTCCTACACCACCTCCTCTTATGGGAGGATCATGGACAGAG AAGGAGCGGTCCCCCTCCCAGTGGCTCCCTTCACGTCGATTCTGAACCAGCTGGACGACGCCTTGGCCCAGTACGACCTCGACTCGACGTCGTGCATGCAGAGGGCCGTGTGTTCGTACGTGGCCGGATCAGAGGAAAGCGTCCAGGAGGGCGATGCGGACGCATCCGAACTCATTGTCAGCGGATTAGCCAG GAGTTCCTGGATGCAGTCCTTCATAGGGCAGGGCTCGATAGCCAAGGCTGTCGAACTGGGTCGAAAACAGGGCCACTGTCACAGGCAGTTCCCGAAGTGTCCGTTCTCTCTGCCTGGAGTCATGAGATTCCTCATCGACTACGCTTCCCTCATTCCGTCCGGTAACTGA
- the LOC135199872 gene encoding uncharacterized protein LOC135199872 isoform X2: protein MTQLAAMLTTRRTVTKLVPLILLLGVSDAQSSLNLSPSLGGGITFPLFSGGHQKDQWAEESSPSSHVVTVVPPPNKISPSQEYKSFSGSFFQPHDVIHSNSSKADYLTMEKYLAGGGYPSSSGGGYSPGSPPGTSQYSSGSRNNTSRFFSLNTARQTLDLGISFTVPFLSIPMSSIMSIGQNFSDSTTSALNSLMAINWPSLLIIGGAILAASLLLPQLASWITSAIGSSSSSYTTSSYGRIMDREGAVPLPVAPFTSILNQLDDALAQYDLDSTSCMQRAVCSYVAGSEESVQEGDADASELIVSGLARSSWMQSFIGQGSIAKAVELGRKQGHCHRQFPKCPFSLPGVMRFLIDYASLIPSGN from the exons ATGACACAGTTGGCAGCCATGTTAACCACGAGGAGGACAGTGACAAAGTTGGTACCCTTGATCCTGCTGCTAGGCGTCTCAGATGCCCAGTCATCCCTGAACCTGTCACCATCTTTAGG CGGTGGCATCACATTCCCCCTGTTCTCCGGAGGTCACCAGAAAGACCAGTGGGCGGAGGAGTCCTCTCCATCTTCCCACGTAGTCACTGTCGTTCCTCCCCCTAACAAG ATAAGCCCATCACAGGAGTATAAAAGCTTTTCTGGGAGCTTCTTCCAACCCCACGATGTGATCCACAGCAACAGTTCCAAGGCAGACTATCTCACCATGGAGAAATATCTAG CAGGCGGGGGGTATCCTTCTTCTTCAGGGGGTGGCTACTCCCCAGGGAGTCCCCCAGGAACCTCGCAATACTCCAGCGGCTCAAGGAACAACACCAGTCGCTTCTTCTCGCTGAATACTGCCAGGCAAACTCTAGAC CTAGGCATCAGCTTCACTGTCCCGTTCCTGTCCATCCCGATGTCGTCAATCATGTCCATTGGACAGAACTTCAGCGACAGCACGACCAGCGCCCTCAATTCCCTCATGGCCATCAACTGGCCCTCTCTCCTCATCATCGGCGGGGCCATTTTGGCTGCGAGCTTGCTCCTGCCCCAGCTGGCCTCCTGGATCACCAGCGCCATTGGATCCTCAAGCAGTTCCTACACCACCTCCTCTTATGGGAGGATCATGGACAGAG AAGGAGCGGTCCCCCTCCCAGTGGCTCCCTTCACGTCGATTCTGAACCAGCTGGACGACGCCTTGGCCCAGTACGACCTCGACTCGACGTCGTGCATGCAGAGGGCCGTGTGTTCGTACGTGGCCGGATCAGAGGAAAGCGTCCAGGAGGGCGATGCGGACGCATCCGAACTCATTGTCAGCGGATTAGCCAG GAGTTCCTGGATGCAGTCCTTCATAGGGCAGGGCTCGATAGCCAAGGCTGTCGAACTGGGTCGAAAACAGGGCCACTGTCACAGGCAGTTCCCGAAGTGTCCGTTCTCTCTGCCTGGAGTCATGAGATTCCTCATCGACTACGCTTCCCTCATTCCGTCCGGTAACTGA